The following proteins come from a genomic window of Nostoc sp. TCL26-01:
- a CDS encoding HetZ-related protein gives MKVNLANLPISTSAFVGDTVTTDLPPTDALMQLLCQEMQAQVKGSPKCIQAVAQRIAKEVNRICDKSSRIQTSGQVQSWQVTLSRHRLQKCLHYYQLGSQRGRVELHSSLGAMVYRHVTIAGSDLGFDARYTLIEDFLQAFYIEAIKAFRRETELPEDYTPRTQLQLAEYMAFTEQYAKRRINLPGGNNQQLIILRAQGFARRQPQETTVDIEMAVESAKSEDAESYQRNSAVQQIRSQMIAQANFDPSEESERDRIISELVKYLESQGQSDCIDYLTLKLQDLSAPEIDQILGLTSRQRDYLQQRFKYHVQKFAKQHHWQLVHQWLGAGLEQKLGLSGQQWDAFVNTLSVPEQQILQLKLARHSDQAIAKALKCTPKQLQKRWTQMLDTAWAIRNGNPETQTG, from the coding sequence ATGAAAGTAAACCTTGCAAATCTACCAATCTCTACATCTGCTTTTGTCGGCGACACTGTGACTACAGACTTACCTCCCACAGATGCTTTGATGCAATTGTTGTGTCAAGAAATGCAAGCTCAAGTCAAAGGATCACCCAAGTGTATCCAAGCTGTCGCTCAACGCATTGCCAAAGAAGTCAACCGGATTTGCGATAAAAGTTCTCGCATTCAAACATCAGGTCAGGTTCAGTCTTGGCAAGTTACTCTCTCTCGCCATCGTCTACAAAAATGCCTGCATTATTATCAACTAGGTTCTCAACGGGGACGGGTAGAATTACATAGTAGCTTGGGTGCTATGGTTTACCGTCATGTGACGATCGCTGGTTCAGATTTGGGTTTTGATGCGCGCTACACTCTGATTGAAGATTTTCTCCAAGCATTTTACATTGAAGCTATCAAAGCTTTCCGTCGAGAAACAGAATTACCGGAAGACTATACACCCCGCACTCAGTTGCAACTAGCGGAGTATATGGCTTTTACTGAACAGTATGCTAAACGCCGGATTAATTTACCTGGTGGCAATAACCAACAATTAATTATCTTACGCGCTCAAGGTTTTGCCCGTCGTCAGCCCCAGGAAACAACTGTCGATATTGAAATGGCTGTGGAATCTGCCAAAAGTGAGGATGCAGAATCTTACCAGCGTAACTCGGCAGTACAACAAATTAGATCGCAGATGATTGCTCAAGCTAATTTTGACCCTTCAGAAGAATCAGAACGCGATCGCATTATCTCCGAATTAGTCAAATATTTAGAGTCTCAAGGACAATCTGACTGTATAGACTACCTGACTCTCAAGCTACAAGACTTGTCTGCACCAGAAATTGACCAAATTCTCGGTCTTACCAGCCGTCAGCGCGACTATCTGCAACAGCGTTTTAAATATCATGTGCAGAAGTTTGCCAAACAGCATCATTGGCAATTAGTCCATCAATGGCTAGGTGCAGGTTTAGAACAAAAGTTGGGCTTATCTGGACAGCAATGGGATGCTTTTGTCAATACCCTTTCTGTACCGGAACAGCAAATTCTCCAGTTGAAATTAGCAAGACATAGTGATCAGGCGATCGCTAAAGCTTTAAAATGTACTCCTAAACAATTACAAAAGCGCTGGACACAAATGCTAGATACTGCATGGGCTATCCGCAACGGTAATCCAGAAACCCAAACAGGTTGA
- a CDS encoding NAD(P)/FAD-dependent oxidoreductase — MSHSPIFRQLAQTIRTAQYCQKQNISTGEGMERISALSVRKTKRREFLADLGKLTLLGGTIGVGSGYFHRTLAAPPAIDAKVAIVGAGLAGLACGYELQRLGIKATIYEASERTGGRCYSLNGVFPGQVAERGGEFIDNLHKTMLGYVNEFKLELEDLSKEPGEVFYYFNGQRYGESAVVDELRNFVDVMRQDLRTLAEPTADNFTEAERILDLTNLQDYLDQRGAGNLIKNVIKAAYIGEYGREIDQQSCLSFLQFIHADKRSKFRPFGVFSDERYHVIGGNQQIVEGLKTRLSGQIKYAQKLIAARKDSAGKIELTFNHSLSEKFDAVVFAIPFSTLREVDLRGLQLPQWKRDAINNLVYGTNAKLMVGFNHRPWATLGSNGSSYADLSFIQNTWETNPSQAAYNRAVLTNYAGGNLGAGLDPKYLQRETGNFLSYLKFIFPGADISAVRIKNSEFLAHLENWLLNPLTKGSYTCNQPGYFTTIAGNEGKAIDNLYFAGEHTSSFYEWQGFMEGAAVSGINAAKQIVRKFK, encoded by the coding sequence ATGAGTCATTCACCAATTTTTAGACAATTAGCCCAGACAATTCGCACTGCTCAGTATTGTCAAAAGCAGAATATTTCCACTGGCGAAGGTATGGAACGGATTTCTGCGCTGTCAGTCCGCAAAACTAAGCGGCGAGAGTTTTTAGCAGATTTAGGTAAACTCACCCTGCTTGGGGGAACAATTGGTGTTGGTTCTGGCTATTTTCATCGTACTTTAGCAGCACCTCCAGCGATCGATGCCAAAGTAGCAATTGTGGGAGCAGGTTTAGCCGGACTCGCTTGTGGCTACGAACTCCAGCGTTTAGGAATTAAAGCTACTATCTACGAAGCTAGTGAACGCACAGGAGGACGTTGCTATTCCCTTAATGGTGTATTTCCCGGACAAGTAGCTGAGAGAGGCGGCGAGTTTATTGACAACTTACATAAGACAATGTTGGGATATGTCAATGAATTTAAGCTGGAATTAGAAGATTTATCAAAAGAACCGGGGGAAGTCTTTTATTACTTTAATGGTCAACGTTATGGTGAGTCGGCTGTAGTTGATGAGTTGCGAAATTTTGTTGATGTCATGAGACAGGATTTACGCACTCTTGCCGAACCAACTGCGGATAATTTTACTGAGGCAGAAAGAATCCTTGACTTGACTAATCTCCAAGATTATTTAGATCAGCGTGGAGCAGGAAATTTAATTAAAAATGTGATTAAAGCCGCATATATTGGGGAATATGGGCGAGAAATTGACCAGCAAAGTTGTCTGAGTTTTCTACAATTTATCCATGCAGATAAACGCTCAAAGTTTCGTCCTTTTGGTGTGTTTAGTGATGAACGTTATCATGTGATTGGTGGTAATCAGCAGATTGTAGAAGGCTTAAAAACGCGATTATCTGGGCAAATTAAATATGCTCAAAAACTCATAGCTGCGAGAAAAGATAGTGCCGGTAAAATTGAATTAACTTTTAATCATAGCTTGAGTGAAAAATTTGATGCTGTCGTCTTTGCGATTCCTTTCTCCACTCTCAGAGAAGTAGACTTGCGAGGACTCCAGCTTCCTCAGTGGAAACGTGATGCCATTAATAACTTAGTCTACGGCACTAATGCAAAATTGATGGTAGGCTTTAATCATCGTCCTTGGGCTACTCTTGGTAGTAATGGTAGTAGCTATGCTGATCTGTCATTTATTCAAAATACTTGGGAAACTAACCCCAGTCAGGCTGCTTACAACCGGGCAGTATTAACAAATTACGCTGGTGGTAATTTAGGTGCGGGACTTGACCCCAAATATTTACAACGAGAGACTGGTAATTTTCTCAGCTATCTCAAATTTATTTTCCCTGGTGCAGATATTTCGGCAGTCAGAATTAAGAATAGTGAATTTTTAGCACATCTGGAAAATTGGTTATTGAACCCGTTAACTAAAGGCAGTTACACCTGTAACCAACCCGGATACTTTACCACCATAGCTGGCAATGAAGGTAAAGCGATCGATAATCTCTACTTTGCTGGAGAACACACCAGTTCATTTTATGAATGGCAAGGTTTTATGGAAGGTGCAGCAGTTTCCGGAATCAATGCGGCCAAGCAAATTGTGCGGAAATTTAAATAG
- a CDS encoding bifunctional 2-polyprenyl-6-hydroxyphenol methylase/3-demethylubiquinol 3-O-methyltransferase UbiG: MTQTAKIIAKELVPPIVLRLFKSFRNSQTVSYNNGSEQTSEYYDQKASASDGFRIHYSKTEYYPFWSVIADRIQCVETKSLLEIGCGGGQFAALIRDKGITKYLGFDFSSSLIALAKKACPDLDFVIADALKTDLFYTHDYDTVVTTEFLEHIERDLEVIQKIRKGTRFYGSVPNFPWISHVRHFNSVQEVYDRYSEYFHSFRVDTFFSNHDNAKVFYLLEGVKL, encoded by the coding sequence ATGACACAAACTGCAAAGATTATAGCTAAGGAGCTTGTACCACCTATTGTACTTAGGTTATTCAAGTCTTTTCGTAATTCTCAAACTGTTAGCTACAACAATGGTTCTGAGCAAACCTCTGAGTATTACGATCAGAAAGCATCTGCATCTGATGGTTTCCGCATTCACTACTCAAAAACTGAATATTACCCTTTTTGGTCAGTTATAGCCGATCGCATCCAGTGTGTAGAAACAAAATCCTTGCTAGAAATTGGTTGTGGTGGTGGGCAGTTTGCTGCTTTAATCCGAGATAAAGGCATAACTAAATATCTCGGTTTTGATTTTAGTTCTAGCCTAATTGCTCTAGCAAAAAAAGCTTGTCCTGACTTAGATTTTGTGATAGCTGATGCGTTAAAAACGGATCTGTTCTACACCCATGATTATGATACAGTGGTAACTACAGAATTTCTAGAACATATAGAGCGTGATCTTGAGGTAATTCAAAAGATTCGCAAGGGTACACGTTTCTATGGTAGCGTACCAAATTTTCCCTGGATATCTCATGTCCGCCATTTTAATAGTGTCCAGGAAGTTTATGACAGATATTCTGAATATTTTCATTCATTTAGAGTGGATACATTTTTTAGCAATCACGACAATGCCAAAGTGTTTTACCTATTAGAGGGTGTAAAACTTTAG
- a CDS encoding Uma2 family endonuclease — protein MVTTALTNSQRVLLPNITWQTFETILAEMGDDRAVRLAYDQGMLEIMTPLMPHEHNNRLLEHLIFALAEVLNLNLKSIGSTTCKRADLLRGVEPDSAFYIQNELVMRQKQQIDLTQDPPPDLVIEVDYTGASVDRFPIYQALGVPEVWRYDEPIMQIYQLRGGVYIPCDVSPTFANLPLATELPWFLEQSLKIGEVSMVRLFRDWVSQQIANSHP, from the coding sequence ATGGTGACGACAGCATTAACTAATTCTCAAAGGGTTTTACTGCCAAATATTACTTGGCAAACCTTTGAAACTATCCTGGCAGAAATGGGAGATGATCGTGCTGTGCGACTGGCTTACGATCAGGGAATGCTGGAAATTATGACTCCTTTAATGCCTCATGAGCATAACAATAGATTACTAGAACATTTGATTTTTGCTCTAGCTGAGGTACTCAACCTAAATTTAAAAAGCATTGGTTCGACAACTTGTAAACGTGCAGACTTATTGCGGGGAGTAGAACCAGATTCAGCTTTTTATATTCAAAATGAGTTGGTGATGCGGCAAAAGCAGCAGATCGATTTGACACAAGATCCACCACCAGATTTAGTTATTGAGGTAGACTACACTGGCGCTTCTGTAGACAGATTTCCTATTTATCAGGCTTTGGGTGTTCCAGAAGTTTGGCGATATGACGAACCCATTATGCAAATTTATCAGTTACGGGGAGGAGTTTATATTCCTTGTGATGTGTCACCAACTTTTGCCAACCTTCCCTTAGCAACTGAACTTCCCTGGTTTCTGGAACAAAGTCTGAAAATTGGGGAGGTTTCTATGGTGAGATTATTTCGTGATTGGGTAAGCCAGCAGATAGCCAATTCTCATCCTTAG
- a CDS encoding calcium-binding protein: MPSVERDETREQRIETEIIVDADDKEDRAMGWYYYLEETLNFPFFAKWKKKSRKSATVGEKEVQVLGMASDDECLKDMYVEVALIGGKDEDVYSVKLSEIEAIDVDEETQEAIADWLYWLARGYKF, translated from the coding sequence ATGCCTAGTGTAGAACGCGACGAAACCAGAGAGCAGCGAATTGAAACAGAGATTATAGTTGATGCTGACGATAAAGAAGACCGAGCGATGGGTTGGTACTATTATCTTGAGGAGACTTTAAATTTCCCTTTTTTCGCTAAGTGGAAGAAGAAGTCGCGGAAATCTGCGACTGTTGGGGAAAAAGAAGTCCAAGTCTTGGGTATGGCTTCAGATGATGAGTGTTTGAAAGATATGTATGTGGAAGTTGCTCTCATTGGCGGTAAGGACGAGGATGTCTATTCTGTCAAGCTTTCGGAAATAGAAGCTATTGATGTCGATGAAGAGACTCAAGAGGCGATCGCTGATTGGCTATACTGGTTAGCTAGAGGATATAAATTCTAA
- a CDS encoding sugar O-acetyltransferase translates to MEKTEKQKMLSGELYLSDDPELIAQSKRAARLLRMYNATTEEQPEQRQQILQELFAQVGEKINIVPPLHCDYGSNIYVGNGLFANYGCVILDCNKVEIGDNVLLAPYVQIYTAYHPTEPEVRLSGRELASPIKIGNNVWIGGGAIICPGVTIGDNTTIGAGSVVIKDIPANVVAAGNPCRIIRHLSAN, encoded by the coding sequence ATGGAAAAAACAGAAAAACAAAAAATGCTCTCAGGTGAATTATATCTGTCTGATGATCCAGAATTAATTGCCCAGAGCAAACGAGCTGCTCGTCTATTGCGGATGTATAATGCCACAACCGAAGAACAGCCAGAACAACGCCAGCAAATTTTACAAGAACTATTTGCCCAGGTAGGTGAGAAAATTAACATAGTGCCGCCATTGCATTGTGATTATGGCAGCAATATCTATGTAGGCAATGGCTTATTTGCCAATTATGGTTGTGTAATTTTAGACTGCAACAAAGTAGAAATTGGTGACAACGTCTTGCTAGCTCCCTACGTGCAGATTTATACTGCTTACCATCCTACAGAACCAGAAGTTCGTCTATCTGGGAGAGAACTCGCCTCACCAATTAAAATTGGTAATAACGTTTGGATTGGTGGCGGTGCTATTATTTGTCCGGGAGTTACCATTGGGGATAATACGACAATTGGTGCTGGTAGTGTGGTTATCAAAGATATACCAGCCAATGTTGTCGCAGCTGGGAACCCTTGCCGGATTATTCGCCATTTATCTGCCAATTAG
- a CDS encoding diguanylate cyclase domain-containing protein, translated as MISHKILVVEDEIDLALNLKNSLQTLGYNVLEITNSAEEAIKKIVDNHPNLVLFDICLDKTIDGVQVADIIQNNFHIPVLYLTEYTEYLQLNKIRLGHAFSCILKPIDEKNLHLAVEMALQQYQSHRRLQEEKARMSAIINSMGCAVIVTFTDGCIQMMNPIAEKLTGWQEHEALGRNLTEVVSLVDQDMDEAIDNLATQAMQTGEVLNLPENCTLISKDGKAIPIGDSVAPICDHQGNITGAVLVLQDITHRKQAEIQLLRNAFYDGLTALPNRVLFLDRLKQAVERSKRRIDYRFAVLFLDLDGFKGINDRFGHGMGDDFLVAIARRLESCVRSGDTVGRFGGDEFAVLLEEIRDVNDAINVAKRIQDTLGLPLNLNGQQIFTTASIGITLNSNSHDEPENLLRDADHAMYRAKQQGKARYGVFNKATNC; from the coding sequence ATGATCTCCCACAAAATCCTAGTTGTTGAGGATGAAATAGACCTAGCGTTAAATCTTAAAAACAGTTTACAAACATTAGGATACAATGTTCTGGAGATTACAAATTCTGCGGAAGAAGCGATAAAAAAGATAGTAGATAATCACCCAAATCTAGTATTATTTGATATCTGCTTAGATAAAACAATTGATGGAGTACAGGTAGCAGATATTATTCAAAATAATTTTCATATTCCCGTATTGTATTTAACTGAGTATACGGAATATTTACAGTTAAACAAAATCCGATTAGGTCATGCTTTTAGCTGTATTTTAAAACCCATTGATGAAAAAAACTTACATCTGGCTGTGGAGATGGCCTTACAGCAATATCAAAGCCACAGAAGATTGCAGGAAGAAAAAGCCAGAATGTCGGCAATTATTAACAGTATGGGTTGTGCTGTAATTGTCACCTTTACTGATGGTTGTATTCAGATGATGAATCCCATCGCCGAAAAATTAACTGGTTGGCAAGAACATGAAGCTTTGGGCAGAAATTTAACAGAGGTTGTCAGTTTAGTTGATCAAGATATGGATGAAGCAATTGATAATTTAGCTACACAAGCTATGCAAACTGGTGAGGTGTTGAATTTACCAGAAAACTGTACACTGATTTCTAAGGATGGTAAAGCAATACCAATTGGTGATAGCGTTGCACCGATTTGTGATCACCAAGGCAACATCACTGGCGCAGTTTTGGTGCTACAAGATATTACTCACCGTAAGCAAGCGGAGATCCAATTACTTCGTAATGCCTTTTATGATGGATTGACAGCACTACCCAATCGAGTTTTATTCTTAGATCGTCTCAAACAAGCTGTTGAAAGAAGTAAACGGCGCATCGATTATCGATTTGCGGTGTTGTTTCTGGATTTAGATGGTTTTAAGGGGATTAACGATCGCTTTGGACACGGCATGGGAGATGATTTTTTAGTAGCGATCGCTCGCAGGTTAGAATCATGTGTACGTAGTGGAGATACAGTAGGGCGATTTGGTGGCGATGAATTTGCCGTCTTGTTAGAAGAAATTCGAGATGTTAACGATGCTATTAACGTCGCCAAACGCATTCAAGATACCTTGGGATTACCTCTAAACTTGAATGGGCAACAAATTTTTACTACAGCTAGCATTGGGATTACCCTCAATAGCAATAGTCATGATGAACCAGAAAACCTATTGCGAGATGCTGATCATGCCATGTACCGAGCTAAACAGCAAGGAAAAGCGCGTTATGGTGTGTTTAATAAAGCTACTAATTGTTAA